The following nucleotide sequence is from Pedobacter sp. PACM 27299.
ATATGAAAATGCCTGACACTTCTGGGTCAGGCATTTTTTTTGAAGGATTTGATAAGCTGGTACACTTGGGTTTTTTCTTTGTACTGACGATTCTACTGTTCTATGGCAGGATCAATTACCAGCACAGCTATAGCTTCCGTTCCCTGACCATCTTTAAAGTGATCCTGATTACCGCAGGTATCGGTGCAGGAATTGAGTTTCTGCAATGGAAGGTGTTCACCTACAGGTCTGCAGAATGGTGGGATTTCGGCTGCGATATGATCGGTGTGTTTATGGGGGTATTCAGTTTTGTTCTTCTGCACAAATCGGATTATCATAAATCTCTGCACAATGAAAAAAATAAAGGTTAAACTGCTGCTTTTATTTGTCGCTGCAGCATTGAGTAGCTGCAGTATTTTTAAGCCTGGATGTAAGTGCCCTCCGGTGAGTTACAACAGCTATCCAAACGGGGTAAAACTCGCGGGTATCTAAATAGTTACCCTACTGTGACCTTAGGATTATTTAATAGCGCGTTATACGTCGTTAAACCTGATTTCAGGCAGGCTGATCTAGGTTCCAGTATTTGGAATTATTATAAATTAAGGCTAAATTGCGCCTGGTTCAGGAAAGGAAATCATGTCCGATCCGAACATAAATAACCTATAGAAAGATGAAGCTATCACAATTGAATCCAGGGGAAAGAGGTACTATAGTTGAGTTTACAGATCTTGAAATGTCCGTAAAACTTATGGAAATGGGCTGTTTGCCTGGGGAGGTTGTTGAGGTAGAAAGATTTGCTCCACTTGGTGATCCAATCGCGATCCGTGTGGCCGGCTATCAACTTTGTTTGCGTAAGAACGAAGCATCTGTTATCATAATTCAGTAATACTATATTGGCTAAGGATTTGAAAATAGCGCTGGTTGGGAATCCCAATACAGGCAAGTCTACTCTTT
It contains:
- a CDS encoding FeoA family protein, whose product is MKLSQLNPGERGTIVEFTDLEMSVKLMEMGCLPGEVVEVERFAPLGDPIAIRVAGYQLCLRKNEASVIIIQ
- a CDS encoding VanZ family protein; the protein is MNTKALKYQIWAILWTVVILVLCNMKMPDTSGSGIFFEGFDKLVHLGFFFVLTILLFYGRINYQHSYSFRSLTIFKVILITAGIGAGIEFLQWKVFTYRSAEWWDFGCDMIGVFMGVFSFVLLHKSDYHKSLHNEKNKG